Proteins encoded within one genomic window of Scomber japonicus isolate fScoJap1 chromosome 16, fScoJap1.pri, whole genome shotgun sequence:
- the si:dkey-33c12.3 gene encoding neurofilament light polypeptide → MTSESYFSYRRPWDSYRGSRSITKSSMSSSLYSTPRAPPSGKRILRLASSSLPDGSERMDLAQASSVNTELLGLRSQEREQLVDLNDRFATYIEKVRHLELQNRALLAELDALRRRQNDPSRLQSLYEGEARSLRAMIDSENGDKMRMEAEREHLRDVYEQMKERYEEEARRRMDAEEALQRAKEEASRAVLYNCDAEANVVSLCDEMAFLKKVFAEEQAELQAQLQVANISVDVEVSRPDLSIALRDIRAQYERLANKNMQAAEDWYKNKFASVAEMASKNNEAVHAIREETLEYRRLLQSRSSEIEALRNVIDSLNKQLEELEETQAKEVAKYQVRISELEQDITEAKQEMARYLREYQDLLNVKMALDIEIAAYRKLLEGEEIRMSYPALPAIN, encoded by the exons ATGACCTCCGAATCCTACTTCTCCTACCGCCGCCCTTGGGACAGCTACAGAGGCTCCCGATCCATCACTAAATCATCCATGTCTTCCTCCCTCTACTCTACTCCTCGAGCTCCTCCGTCCGGGAAGAGGATCCTGAGGCTGGCCTCCTCTTCCCTGCCAGATGGGTCTGAGAGGATGGACCTGGCTCAGGCCAGCTCCGTCAACACAGAGTTGCTGGGTCTGCGTTCCCAGGAGAGGGAGCAACTTGTGGACCTCAACGACCGCTTTGCCACCTACATCGAGAAGGTGAGGCACCTGGAGCTGCAGAACCGAGCCCTACTGGCAGAGTTGGACGCGCTGAGGAGACGACAGAATGATCCATCCCGTCTGCAGAGTCTCTATGAGGGGGAGGCGCGGAGTTTGAGGGCCATGATTGACTCGGAAAACGGGGACAAGATGCGGATGGAGGCGGAAAGGGAGCACCTGCGTGATGTCTATGAGCAGATGAAGGAGCGCTATGAAGAGGAGGCGAGGCGGCGTATGGATGCAGAGGAGGCCTTGCAGAGGGCCAAGGAGGAGGCCAGCAGGGCCGTGCTCTACAACTGTGATGCTGAGGCCAATGTGGTCTCTCTGTGTGACGAGATGGCGTTCCTGAAGAAAGTCTTTGCAGAGGAGCAAGCTGAGCTTCAAGCCCAGCTGCAGGTGGCTAACATCAGCGTGGATGTGGAGGTGTCCCGGCCTGACCTCTCCATCGCCCTGCGAGACATCCGGGCGCAGTACGAGCGGCTGGCAAACAAGAACATGCAAGCTGCCGAGGACTGGTATAAGAACAAGTTTGCGAGCGTGGCAGAGATGGCCAGCAAAAACAACGAGGCCGTGCACGCCATCCGGGAGGAGACCTTGGAGTACCGGAGACTGCTTCAGTCCCGCTCCTCGGAGATTGAGGCTCTCCGAAACGTCATCGACTCCCTAAATAAGCAGCTGGAAGAGTTGGAGGAGACACAGGCAAAAGAGGTGGCAAAGTACCAG gTGAGGATAAGTGAACTGGAGCAGGATATCACTGAAGCCAAGCAGGAGATGGCGCGTTACCTGAGAGAGTACCAAGACCTTCTCAATGTGAAGATGGCTCTTGACATTGAAATAGCTGCGTACAG gaaACTTCTGGAGGGGGAGGAGATTCGAATGTCCTACCCTGCCCTTCCTGCAATAAATTAA
- the LOC128375504 gene encoding nanos homolog 1-like → MDFLDRGYLEARSPYDYTFNFWNDYLGLSTLVAKNKINSPSCSPNSITESLKATLGLDDSPVCSCVIGQGRDSDGHLDCCCAAPGSPPISIYDLKERISLLRPYEQLAGDSPLADRDSPSYRGSFPGLDLLSMDRRRKQTQRCKPEPKVCVFCRNNGAPEEVYGTHILKTADGRVLCPILRAYTCPLCSANGDNAHTIKYCPLSKDQPSQRLAKGGRVIGKRLKIF, encoded by the coding sequence ATGGATTTTTTGGACCGCGGCTACTTGGAGGCGCGGTCTCCTTATGATTACACCTTTAATTTCTGGAACGACTACCTCGGCCTGTCGACACTTGTCGCCAAAAACAAGATCAACAGCCCGTCCTGTAGTCCCAACTCTATCACCGAGTCTCTTAAAGCGACCCTGGGCTTGGATGATTCTCCGGTTTGCTCCTGCGTAATTGGGCAGGGCAGGGACAGCGATGGACACTTGGACTGCTGCTGCGCGGCCCCGGGCTCCCCGCCGATCTCCATCTATGATCTCAAGGAGCGCATCTCACTTCTCAGGCCGTATGAGCAGCTCGCAGGTGATTCGCCTCTCGCAGACAGAGATTcaccctcctacagaggaagtTTCCCCGGCCTGGACCTGCTCTCTATGGACAGAAGGCGTAAACAGACTCAGAGGTGCAAGCCGGAGCCGAAGGTGTGCGTCTTCTGTAGGAATAACGGCGCACCGGAGGAGGTTTACGGCACACACATCCTGAAGACAGCGGATGGCAGAGTCCTGTGCCCCATCCTGCGGGCATACACCTGTCCCCTCTGCAGTGCCAACGGCGACAATGCGCACACCATCAAGTACTGCCCGCTTTCTAAAGATCAGCCGAGCCAGAGATTGGCAAAGGGGGGCAGAGTGATTGGCAAGAGGCTGAAAAtcttctaa